One Nitrospira sp. genomic window, TTCTGATTTACCTCACCCTGTCGATTACCGTCCGAGTGCTGGTGAACATGGTGTTGCCGGCATTCGGCATCGACGTCCGGGGGGTCTTCAGTCAGGAACTGCTGGTCTGGTCGCTGGTCATCGGCTTCGGCGGCGCGTTCATCAGCTTGATCTTTTCGAAACAGATGGCGCGAGCCATGCTGGATTGCACTCAGATCACGCAGCCCCGCACACAAGCGGAACAGGTCATTTACGGCTCCGTTCGAGAGATTGCGGACCGCCTTCAGATCACCATGCCGGAAGTCTGGGTGTACGATTCACCAGACCCCAACGCGTTTGCCACAGGGCCGAGCAAGAACAACGCGATGGTGGCGGTATCCACGGGGCTCCTGGCGAACCTGCGAGAAGACGAGGTGAAGTCCGTCCTCGCGCATGAAATGGGCCATGTGTTTAACGGCGATATGTTCTCCACGACGGTCTTGGCCGGGTTGATGAACACCTTCGTGCATTACATCAGCAACTTCGTCTACCAGATGGTTGCGCAACCACAAGGCAGCGATCGGGAGGAAGGCCAGAGCGGGAGCCCGATCCTGGGATTCGTCGTGTATCTCTTCTTGCAGGTCGTGCTGTCGATCCTCGCGATGCTGGTCGTCAGTTGGCATTCGCGGCGCCGGGAATATGCGGCAGATGCGTTTGCCGCGAAGGTGTATGGGAAAGACTCGATGATCAAGGCCCTGCAGGCGATCGACCGGTGGGTCAACCGCGCGCAGTTCGAATACTCGACGCAAGACGCGTTGGCCACGATGAAGATCTCCGGCAACACATCCGGATTTATGCATTTGCTGGCGACCCATCCTCCGATCGAGGAGCGTGTGGCGGCGCTGGAACGTCTCTAACCGAAGGAGTCCATACAATGCCGATCTATAGACCGACTTGTTCATGGAAGGTTCTGGTTCTTGGGCTCATCGTGGGTCTCGGGATTGGTGCCGTAGAAATGGGCCTGGGGTCGGTCGATGCGGCCCAACAAGGAGTCTCGCACATGGCAGCCAATACCTCGACCGTCTATGATTTCACGCTGAACGACATCGACGGCAAACCAGTCTCCCTGAGCCAATACAAGGGCAAGGTCATCATGCTGGTCAACACGGCCAGTTTCTGCGGCAATACCCCGCAGTATGCCGACCTGGAACAGATGTACGAGACTTACAAAGACAAGGGGTTTGAGATCCTGGCCTTCCCCGCCAACAATTTCGGCCAGCAGGAGCCGGGGAGCAACGAAGAGATCAAGGGGTTCTGCCTCACCAAATATAGTGTCGGCTTTCCCCTCTTCAGCAAAATCAGCGTGAAGGGCGACGACAAACATCCACTCTACCGCTACCTCACGGAGCAGAGCCCGTTCCCCGGTGAGGTGGAATGGAACTTCCAGAAATACCTGGTCGATCGTTCGGGCCATGTCGTCGCCCGCTATAAACACGGCACGAAGCCGCTGGCTCAGGATATCGTCAAGGACGTCGAACGGTTTCTCGCAAAAAGCTGATCGGCTTCAGGCCTTCTTCTCAAAGCTGATGTGATCGCGATACTCTTGGATGGCCGCAGCCAATGCGGCCTTCCCAAGAGGGATGTTGGCCTCCAGCGCATCCTCCACACCACGATCGTCGATCACCACGTGATAGCGGTCCTGGATATTGGTCCGCACCGCCGTGCCGTCCTTGAACGTCCGCGGCATATAGATTTCCGTCCAGACTTCCTTCTCGACCAAACAGACATCGCACAAACGCTCATACAAGAGCGCTAATTTCTCCGAATCGGTCTCCTTCATGCCTCCACTCCCTGACGTTAATCGACGCTGCGCACAGTGCGGCGCGCACGGTGGGTGCACGTTAGACTAAGCGAGGGGACAGTTTCAACGGGAGGAAGGCTCGGGCACGGCAGGTAGGACATCAGGTGCCGGCTGATCCGTGACAACGAACCGCATCGTGCCCACCTGGTTCACGGCATGAAAGGGCTGCTGTCCCAACGAGGTGATGTAGATCTTTACCAGATACGTACCGGTCGGCCAGTGCGACGCGGGCTTCTTCAACTCCAAGAACCCATACCGCTCGTGCCCCGGTACTTCCAAACTATCCTGGACGACAACGGCTTCCCCCGCCTTGCCGTCGACACCGACACGAAAGACCTGCGCAGCGAACTGAGCTGGATCTTCAAGCGGAGCGACTTCGAACACGATATAGACTGCGGACGCATCGGGCGTGAACACCGTCGTTCCAGGGGCAATGGGTTTCAGCCGTGGATCCTGGGTAAACCACCCCTTGCGGCCGAACGTGTCCCACTCCACCTCATAGCCTCTGGCCATCTTGATCCACGTGAACAAGGACTGGGGCACGCCCTTCTGTTGCACATCCAGTGACGGCGTTTCGGTCGGCTCAAACTCGGTCGTGACCTGCTCCTTAGGGACCATCAAATCACGCCCCTCCGCGCCTCCTTGCAGCACGCCCAGAGTCGACGCCGCACACAAGATCACACCCAGTCGCCAGGAAAGGCGTGTCTCACCTTGGCGTGCACTCACCCCCGCCGCTCGTCGCACACCGATGGCATCCATGAAGTTATGGTACCCACTGCGAGAAGGAAGGGTCAACCGGCCTGCAGAGATTTGATTGACACAGGGGCAAACCGGTGGGCTCTGGTATAATCGCACTCGTCCCAGACACACGTGACTGCACTGGCACTCGTTGCCGCGCAAGACCTGATGAATCACTCAACTGACGCTCAGCCTTCCCCCTCGTCGCCTCAGCAGATCCCCTGCGCAGACCAGCCTGAAACGTCGGCGCGCGAGGTCAACACGCAGCGCCAGCACTATGGTGTCCGTGATGCAGCCTGCCAAGCCGCAGCGCAAGGCGGCGGGGAAAACTACTTCTCGGCTTTCGCCTTGCTCCTGCACGCCTCTCCGTTCCAGATCGCGATCTTATCCGCTCTGCCCCAACTCGTCGGCGTGGTCGCGCAACTCGCATCGGTGAAGTTGCTTCAGTATCTCCGCCTGCCCAGCCGCCTCCTCATTGCGGGAGGCCGGGCCCAGGCCTTTTGCTGGCTCCCGATTCTGTCGCTGCCGCTGATCGCCCCGGAACATGGCTCATGGCTGTTGATCGGGTTCGCGATGCTGTATTTCGGCTTCGGCCATGTGACCGCCCCGGTTTGGAATAGCCTGTTGGTCGATGTGGCGGAAGCCGACAGACGCGGCGCCTACTTTGCCCGGCGGGCACGGACGACAGCGCTCACCAGTTTCCTTGCCCTAGGACTGGCGGGAGCAATCCTGACACTTGGGCAACGATGGGACATGAGTTGGATCGGCTTTCTCATCATCTTTCTCGGCGCGGCGGCCGCGCGCATGGGAGCCACCACCTGCCAGACCCATGTATCGCGAATGATGCCGGTGCACCAACCCGGCGCGCCGCACGGGTTCCGGCATATTCTCGCCCATGCCGGCAGCGGCGATTTCCGTCGGTTCCTCACCTTCTCCGGTCTGATGCACTTTGCCGTGATGCTCTCGGGACCGTTCTTTGTGATCTATCTCTTGAGGGACCTCCACTGGTCGTACCTGCAATACGCCGGCTGGATGGCCAGTAGCATCTCGGCCCAATTTCTCACGTTAGGGCCTTGGGGCCGGATCGGTGATCGATACGGCAACAAAGCCTTGCTGGCGTTGACCGCCTCGGCAGTTCCCTTCCTGCCCATGGGTTACATGCTGAGCGAGCACTATGCCTTCCTGCTGATCGTGAACTTTTGCGGCGGGGTGATCTGGGCTGGACTGTCGCTGGGTTTGCAGAACTATGTGTTTGATTCACTGCAGCCGGAGGAGCGCACCAGGGGTGTGGCGCTGGCCAATGCCATGAATGCAGTCGGATGGGGGCTCGGCGCGCTGACCGGCAGCTGGGTGGCCACCCTGATGCCGGCGACCGTCTCGCTGGGCTCGTGGCACCTGACACCGGCGTCGAACCTGCCGTTTCTCTTCTGCCTCTCCGGGGGGCTGCGCTTGGTGATCGCCCTGAGCTTGCTGCGGACGTTCGCCGAGCCCCGACGCATTGCCTCCCCGCCAGAGGGTCATCCAGTCTGGGAACTCCCGTTCCTCAAACTCCTGATGACGAGACGGCCATGGAGAAGCCCACGCGTGGCGCCCTAGAGCGTGCGCATCCCTGGGCTACATCCCCGACGGTCTGCGCTCCACCTCTTCCTGTTTCAAGCGGTCGAATGCGCGATCGGCACTTCCTTTGACTTGCTCGGAGGATGGTTGGGCCATCGGCTTGGGTTTTTCGCTCGCACATCCGGCGACAAGCACCACCGCGATGCCAACCGCTCCGATCATGCCGAGGCCACGAAACCACGCACACCGCTTGCTGCAGTTCTGATTCATTCCGCCCCCCTTTCCCTACAGGACAACCGTGACTTCACCACCGACGATGCATTATGGGATAGTCCCCTCTCACGCTCAATATGAAAACGAAACCGGGTTCACCACGTTGACTGCCTTTTCTAAAGGCGCTATCCTCCGCGACGACTGGTGCCCCAATCTGAGAGGAATCCGATGTCACTACATGACCGTCTCACCGAAGATCTCAAATCGGCGATGAAGTCGCGGGATCAGCTACGCATCGACGTGATCCGCATGATCAAAGCCGCCGTGCAATACAAAGAAGTGGAACTGAAACAAGATCTCGACGACGCCGGGATGAGCCGAATCATGACGACGCTCATCAAGCAGCGCAAGGAAGCCGCCGAGCAGTTCGAAAAGGGCAACCGTCAAGACCTCGCCTCCAAGGAGCGGCAGGAAATCACCATTATCGAGGGCTATCTCCCGGCTGCCCTCTCCGTTGACGAACTCTCACAACTCGTCAAGGCGGTGGTGACGGAGTCCGGGGCCTCGTCCCTCAAGGACATGGGCCAGGTGATGAAAACGGTCATGGCTCGCCTCGCCGGCCAGTCCGTCGACGGCAAAGTCGTCAGCGACCTGGTCAAAGCCGCCCTTCAACGGTAAGCCGGCCACCGGCGGTGCTTAACCTCCGGGCGCTTTCGGCCGATACTGAATCTGGCCCGGGCAGCGGCTCGCCTCTCTATACCGGCGTTCGCTCCGCTTCGGGACGCAGCCATTGCCACCTCGGCCGGATGAGGCACTCCATGAATATCCTGATCGTCGATGACTCCCCTGACCAGCAACTCCTACTGAAAACGATCCTCTCCAAGGCCGGTCACCAGGACCTGCTCATCGCCGATTCCGCAACCGCAGCCTACGCTCAACTCGGAATCGATCAGCCCCAAAGCAACCCCCATGCCGTCGATTTGATTTTGATGGATTTTCTGATGCCGGGCATCGACGGCGTGGTCGCCACCCGACACATCAAGAACCTAGACGCCTTACGCGACATTCCCATCATCGTCGTCACGGCGAAGACCGCGCTGGGCGACCTTCAAGCGGCATTTTCCGCCGGCGCCATGGACTTCATCACCAAGCCAGTCACCAGCACGGAATTACTCGCCCGGGTGAACTCCGCCCTGATGCTGAAACAGGAGATGGATTGCCGCAAGGCCCGCGAGGTGGAACTCCGCCGAAGCAATGACGAACTGCAACGCGCCTTGCGGGAAGTGAAAGTCCTGAAGGGCTTGGTGCCCATCTGTGCCTCCTGCAAAAAAATCCGCAACGACCAAGGCTTCTGGCAACAATTGGAAGAATACATCCAACAGCACTCCGAAGCGGAATTCAGCCACGGCCTCTGCACCCCCTGCATCAAAAAGCATTACCCTGGTGTTTACCCAGACTAGCTGCTAGCATCGACCTACGACACTCT contains:
- a CDS encoding response regulator — encoded protein: MNILIVDDSPDQQLLLKTILSKAGHQDLLIADSATAAYAQLGIDQPQSNPHAVDLILMDFLMPGIDGVVATRHIKNLDALRDIPIIVVTAKTALGDLQAAFSAGAMDFITKPVTSTELLARVNSALMLKQEMDCRKAREVELRRSNDELQRALREVKVLKGLVPICASCKKIRNDQGFWQQLEEYIQQHSEAEFSHGLCTPCIKKHYPGVYPD
- a CDS encoding MFS transporter, whose product is MNHSTDAQPSPSSPQQIPCADQPETSAREVNTQRQHYGVRDAACQAAAQGGGENYFSAFALLLHASPFQIAILSALPQLVGVVAQLASVKLLQYLRLPSRLLIAGGRAQAFCWLPILSLPLIAPEHGSWLLIGFAMLYFGFGHVTAPVWNSLLVDVAEADRRGAYFARRARTTALTSFLALGLAGAILTLGQRWDMSWIGFLIIFLGAAAARMGATTCQTHVSRMMPVHQPGAPHGFRHILAHAGSGDFRRFLTFSGLMHFAVMLSGPFFVIYLLRDLHWSYLQYAGWMASSISAQFLTLGPWGRIGDRYGNKALLALTASAVPFLPMGYMLSEHYAFLLIVNFCGGVIWAGLSLGLQNYVFDSLQPEERTRGVALANAMNAVGWGLGALTGSWVATLMPATVSLGSWHLTPASNLPFLFCLSGGLRLVIALSLLRTFAEPRRIASPPEGHPVWELPFLKLLMTRRPWRSPRVAP
- the htpX gene encoding protease HtpX, which translates into the protein MKSLKGIGLLILSNILIYLTLSITVRVLVNMVLPAFGIDVRGVFSQELLVWSLVIGFGGAFISLIFSKQMARAMLDCTQITQPRTQAEQVIYGSVREIADRLQITMPEVWVYDSPDPNAFATGPSKNNAMVAVSTGLLANLREDEVKSVLAHEMGHVFNGDMFSTTVLAGLMNTFVHYISNFVYQMVAQPQGSDREEGQSGSPILGFVVYLFLQVVLSILAMLVVSWHSRRREYAADAFAAKVYGKDSMIKALQAIDRWVNRAQFEYSTQDALATMKISGNTSGFMHLLATHPPIEERVAALERL
- a CDS encoding GatB/YqeY domain-containing protein; this translates as MSLHDRLTEDLKSAMKSRDQLRIDVIRMIKAAVQYKEVELKQDLDDAGMSRIMTTLIKQRKEAAEQFEKGNRQDLASKERQEITIIEGYLPAALSVDELSQLVKAVVTESGASSLKDMGQVMKTVMARLAGQSVDGKVVSDLVKAALQR
- a CDS encoding glutathione peroxidase; this translates as MAANTSTVYDFTLNDIDGKPVSLSQYKGKVIMLVNTASFCGNTPQYADLEQMYETYKDKGFEILAFPANNFGQQEPGSNEEIKGFCLTKYSVGFPLFSKISVKGDDKHPLYRYLTEQSPFPGEVEWNFQKYLVDRSGHVVARYKHGTKPLAQDIVKDVERFLAKS